From a region of the Ostrinia nubilalis chromosome 18, ilOstNubi1.1, whole genome shotgun sequence genome:
- the LOC135080791 gene encoding uncharacterized protein LOC135080791: MCGDYCNPVYIRYGRICGRNRKMEVKEFANYCVMRDSDCHDRELWHIAYRGKCRKDLPIYRTQPTSTIQPNVMEALQIIEEFKLRHTNIYPPNTTTRTTKKAG, translated from the exons ATGTGTGGCGACTACTGCAACCCTGTGTACATACG ATACGGGAGGATATGCGGCAGGAACAGGAAAATGGAAGTGAAAGAATTCGCCAATTACTGCGTGATGAGGGACTCCGACTGTCATGACAGAGAGC TTTGGCACATCGCGTACCGAGGCAAATGCCGCAAAGACTTACCGATCTACCGGACCCAACCCACATCCACGATTCAGCCGAACGTAATGGAAGCCTTGCAAATCATCGAAGAGTTCAAATTAAGACATACGAACATATATCCGCCGAATACAACAACGAGAACAACAAAAAAGGCTggctaa